A stretch of Sebastes fasciatus isolate fSebFas1 chromosome 19, fSebFas1.pri, whole genome shotgun sequence DNA encodes these proteins:
- the trim32 gene encoding E3 ubiquitin-protein ligase TRIM32: protein MEAASPPLDPDLIREVLECPICLETYSQDQLRPKLLQCGHTVCRQCLEKLLANTINGVRCPFCSKVSRMSSISQLADNLTVLKILDCTISCSAAAAALMCKSCCNRLPRQYCHDCATVLCELCKGEGHLHEGHSVQPIRVAAEQRRKELGGKMTSLRDVMGEIQKKKTAIDNISKTLRLKYQAVQQDYTSAELRLQEELGRSRRTFTASMAEVEKLNGHVLEEQTYLLSIAEVKVVSRCDYLTMLVRQSDIALLKDDGEGDDDEELDWRSSLPAMFQLQEPELVRTEHTKPVEVGHVTTNTYTVNTEDEESGLEIALEGDVTSVTGAMGATGGGRGSPADLYRDIDMVAAVEEAVCSSPGSFKSKSLDAGGGSPGGAGASAGLPVCQFVKKMGCKGTLPGMFNLPVSICVTAQGEVLVADRGNYRIQIFNRKGFQRDIRRNASSIDNFVLSFLGADLPNLIPLSIAVTSQGLIGVTDNYDNSVKVYTMDGQCVACHKNQLIKPWGITAMPSGQFVVSDVEGGKLWCLAVDRNVGVVSYNRLCSAVRPKFVTCDAAGTVYFTQGLALNFEKRHNEPHLEGGFSIGSVDTDGQLGKQLSHFFSETEDFRCITGMCVDANGDLLVTDSGRKEILQFPKEGGFKVLIQEGLTCPVGVATTQKGQLLVLDCWDHCVKVYTYIQRRHSSTS from the coding sequence ATGGAGGCAGCATCTCCCCCTTTGGATCCAGATCTAATAAGGGAGGTTCTTGAATGCCCCATCTGCCTGGAGACCTACAGCCAGGATCAGTTGAGACCCAAACTCCTGCAGTGTGGCCACACGGTGTGCCGGCAGTGTCTGGAGAAGCTGTTGGCGAATACTATAAATGGCGTGCGCTGCCCCTTCTGTAGCAAGGTGTCCCGCATGAGCAGCATCTCTCAGCTGGCCGATAATCTCACTGTGCTAAAGATCTTAGATTGCACTATATcctgcagtgctgctgctgccgccctGATGTGCAAGTCCTGCTGCAACCGCCTACCACGCCAGTACTGCCATGATTGTGCCACGGTCCTCTGCGAGCTCTGTAAAGGGGAGGGCCACCTGCATGAAGGCCATTCGGTCCAGCCGATCAGGGTGGCCGCCGAGCAGCGTCGTAAAGAACTGGGCGGCAAGATGACTTCCCTGCGTGATGTTATGGGCGAAATTCAGAAGAAAAAGAcagctattgataacatttccAAGACCTTGAGATTAAAGTATCAGGCGGTGCAGCAGGACTATACTTCAGCTGAACTGCGTCTTCAAGAGGAACTCGGCAGGTCTCGAAGGACGTTCACGGCTTCCATGGCAGAAGTGGAGAAGCTGAACGGGCATGTCCTGGAGGAGCAGACGTATCTCCTCAGCATTGCAGAGGTAAAAGTGGTGTCGCGCTGCGATTACCTGACAATGCTGGTGAGGCAGAGTGACATCGCTTTGCTAAAGGATGATGGCGAAggcgatgatgatgaagagctgGATTGGAGGAGCAGTTTGCCTGCCATGTTTCAGCTGCAAGAGCCAGAGCTGGTCAGAACAGAGCACACTAAACCTGTAGAAGTGGGCCATGTGACCACAAATACTTACACCGTGAACACAGAGGATGAGGAGAGTGGGTTGGAGATCGCACTTGAGGGTGATGTAACGAGTGTGACCGGGGCGATGGGGGCTACAGGTGGTGGAAGGGGGTCTCCAGCGGATCTTTACCGAGACATTGACATGGTTGCGGCTGTAGAGGAGGCGGTGTGTAGTTCACCGGGCAGCTTTAAGTCAAAGTCCCTGGATGCAGGTGGGGGATCGCCTGGAGGAGCCGGGGCAAGCGCGGGGCTGCCGGTCTGCCAGTTTGTGAAGAAGATGGGCTGCAAGGGAACTCTACCCGGCATGTTCAATTTACCAGTCAGCATCTGCGTAACGGCACAAGGCGAGGTCCTGGTGGCTGACCGCGGCAACTACCGCATCCAGATCTTCAATCGCAAAGGTTTCCAGCGCGATATCCGCCGCAACGCCAGTAGCATCGACAACTTCGTCCTGAGCTTCCTTGGGGCCGATCTGCCTAACCTCATCCCCTTATCCATCGCCGTCACATCTCAAGGCCTGATCGGGGTCACCGACAACTACGATAACTCGGTTAAAGTCTACACTATGGACGGACAGTGCGTGGCTTGCCATAAGAACCAGCTGATTAAACCCTGGGGCATTACCGCCATGCCATCGGGTCAGTTTGTGGTGTCGGATGTGGAAGGTGGCAAGCTTTGGTGTCTAGCAGTGGACCGCAACGTAGGCGTGGTGAGCTACAACCGACTGTGCTCTGCCGTGCGGCCAAAGTTTGTGACATGTGATGCAGCTGGAACGGTCTACTTCACCCAGGGCCTCGCCCTGAACTTTGAGAAACGTCACAATGAGCCCCACCTGGAAGGCGGCTTCTCCATTGGCTCGGTGGACACGGACGGCCAGCTGGGCAAGCAGCTCAGCCACTTCTTCTCAGAGACGGAGGACTTTCGCTGCATCACTGGCATGTGCGTGGACGCCAACGGGGATTTGCTGGTAACGGACAGCGGCAGGAAAGAAATCCTCCAGTTTCCCAAAGAGGGTGGATTCAAAGTTCTCATCCAGGAGGGGCTGACGTGCCCCGTAGGAGTGGCCACCACCCAGAAAGGACAACTGCTAGTGCTGGATTGTTGGGACCACTGTGTCAAAGTCTACACATACATTCAGAGGAGGCACTCCTCCACTTCCTAG